In a single window of the Candidatus Poribacteria bacterium genome:
- a CDS encoding sugar phosphate isomerase/epimerase: MTQFELGLNTSTIRPAGLMDKIQIAAETGYTAIELWNDDLTAHEEQGGSLTDVKKALDDHGLSVPTVIALHGWLNTTGEEHQEAIEEAKRRMAQAAAVGSTYIVSSPPREVADLQLGGENYRELLELGREFGVKPAMEFLGFVDGVNQVKHAWEVMEVADHPDSTIVLDPFHIYRGGGEIDDIQGIPGNKIAVFHFNDAPAEPARAEQTDADRVYPGDGILDLGQMISILKDADYTGVISLELFNPSYWEQDPAEVARIGLEKMRAVLSNY, from the coding sequence ATGACACAATTTGAATTAGGCTTAAACACGAGCACAATCCGTCCCGCCGGATTAATGGATAAGATTCAGATCGCTGCCGAAACCGGCTATACAGCGATCGAGTTATGGAATGACGATTTAACGGCTCACGAGGAACAGGGCGGTTCGCTTACCGATGTCAAAAAAGCACTCGATGATCACGGACTTTCAGTACCTACGGTGATCGCCTTGCACGGGTGGCTCAACACGACCGGTGAGGAACATCAGGAAGCGATTGAAGAAGCGAAACGGCGCATGGCACAAGCCGCCGCTGTTGGATCGACCTATATCGTCTCAAGTCCACCGCGTGAAGTGGCAGATCTCCAGTTAGGTGGCGAGAATTATCGAGAACTGCTTGAACTCGGACGCGAATTCGGGGTTAAACCCGCTATGGAATTTCTCGGCTTCGTCGATGGTGTCAATCAAGTCAAGCATGCGTGGGAAGTCATGGAAGTGGCAGATCACCCGGATAGCACGATTGTCCTCGATCCGTTCCATATCTATCGCGGCGGTGGCGAAATAGACGACATACAAGGTATCCCCGGCAATAAAATCGCTGTTTTCCATTTCAACGATGCACCTGCGGAACCTGCGCGTGCGGAACAAACAGATGCTGATAGGGTTTACCCTGGTGACGGTATCCTTGATCTGGGACAGATGATCTCTATTCTGAAAGACGCAGATTATACGGGTGTCATCTCATTGGAATTGTTCAATCCGAGTTATTGGGAACAAGATCCCGCAGAAGTTGCTCGAATTGGATTAGAAAAGATGCGGGCTGTCCTAAGTAATTACTAA
- a CDS encoding DUF2961 domain-containing protein translates to MTYVDGLLSSLTRVRKARSLRASSWDTTGRNSDAWNVEPGETRVIADLQGPGCINHIWMTQPNGYRNVLIRMFWDDEEHPSVLCPLGDFFGLGNEIVNSYDSIAFSASTHQNNQFNTGCALNCYLQMPFNRSARIELVNEGDTTHRQYFYIDYEQYPEPLDDDIAYFHAQFHRENPCDGWGHEITVNTPEANIINAERLAWDTNYLILSAEGSGHYIGCNLSITNFQGTWWGEGDDMIWVDGYKWPPDLHGTGSEDYLNQAWGMQQNAFAHNGSSIHENNTDGYQTSYVYHIENPIRFEKEIRVTIEHGHGNHLSNETSSVAYWYQIEPHTPFGVLPVAQRKPVLKDASGAWQIEASAQTPSAEVVLNDEMKQMKHKWSRS, encoded by the coding sequence ATGACTTACGTTGACGGATTATTGTCATCGCTGACGCGCGTTAGAAAAGCACGTTCGTTACGCGCCTCTTCATGGGACACAACAGGTAGAAATAGCGACGCATGGAATGTCGAGCCCGGCGAAACCCGTGTTATCGCAGATCTTCAAGGACCCGGCTGCATCAATCACATCTGGATGACACAGCCAAATGGTTATCGAAACGTACTGATCCGAATGTTTTGGGACGATGAGGAGCACCCGAGTGTCCTATGTCCGTTAGGGGACTTCTTTGGGCTCGGCAACGAAATCGTTAACTCCTACGATTCCATTGCGTTCTCTGCTTCCACACACCAGAACAATCAGTTCAATACAGGTTGCGCGCTTAATTGCTATTTGCAGATGCCCTTTAACCGCAGCGCACGGATCGAACTCGTCAACGAAGGCGATACAACCCACCGCCAATACTTCTACATCGACTATGAGCAGTACCCTGAGCCGCTCGACGATGATATTGCCTATTTTCATGCCCAATTCCATCGTGAAAACCCGTGTGATGGGTGGGGACATGAAATTACTGTGAACACCCCCGAAGCCAATATTATCAACGCGGAACGCCTCGCGTGGGACACCAATTACCTAATTCTGTCCGCCGAAGGCAGCGGGCATTACATCGGTTGCAACCTTTCGATCACCAACTTTCAAGGCACATGGTGGGGTGAAGGTGATGATATGATCTGGGTCGACGGTTATAAGTGGCCCCCAGATCTGCACGGCACCGGTTCAGAGGACTACCTCAATCAAGCGTGGGGCATGCAACAGAACGCTTTTGCACACAACGGTTCTTCTATCCACGAAAACAATACCGATGGCTATCAGACCTCCTACGTCTATCACATTGAAAATCCGATCCGCTTTGAGAAGGAGATCCGGGTTACGATAGAGCACGGACACGGGAACCATCTCAGCAATGAGACCTCCTCTGTGGCATACTGGTATCAAATTGAACCGCATACACCTTTTGGTGTGCTACCTGTTGCGCAGCGCAAACCCGTGCTGAAGGACGCCTCTGGTGCGTGGCAGATTGAGGCTTCTGCACAGACACCCTCGGCAGAAGTAGTGCTCAATGACGAAATGAAACAAATGAAGCATAAATGGAGCCGGTCGTAA
- a CDS encoding Dam family site-specific DNA-(adenine-N6)-methyltransferase, which translates to MKILIPPIKCQGIKSKLVKWIDETRQWNGEGVWIEPFMGSGVVGFNLKPRKALFCDTNPHLISFYQGINSGVITPIVVREFLESEGTQLAKHGADHYYEVRKRFNVEKSSLDFLFLNRACFNGLIRFNRKGEFNVPFGHKPKRFSKAYITKIVNQVEWVAKRASLSDWTFLHQDFRITLSCATENDLIYCDPPYAGRHTDYFNTWNEAHEKSLYEGLKTTKAQFILSTWHSNEHRENPAIPNLWSEFNVITREHFYHVGAKESNRKPMLEALITNFKPAAAMPRKNTDELNNYAADALQLKFIRQKQQWTYTSKNPLSEETE; encoded by the coding sequence ATGAAGATCCTTATTCCACCTATAAAATGTCAAGGCATCAAAAGTAAATTGGTTAAGTGGATAGATGAGACACGCCAATGGAATGGAGAAGGGGTTTGGATTGAACCATTCATGGGGTCGGGGGTCGTCGGGTTTAATCTTAAACCACGCAAGGCACTTTTCTGCGATACAAATCCACACCTTATTTCCTTTTATCAGGGAATAAACAGCGGGGTGATAACTCCGATTGTTGTCCGCGAATTTCTCGAATCAGAAGGGACCCAGTTAGCTAAGCACGGTGCAGACCATTATTATGAAGTCCGAAAACGATTTAATGTAGAGAAATCTTCTTTAGACTTTCTGTTTTTGAACCGCGCTTGTTTTAACGGGCTTATCCGTTTTAACAGGAAAGGCGAGTTTAATGTGCCGTTCGGGCATAAGCCGAAACGCTTCTCTAAAGCCTATATCACTAAAATCGTGAATCAGGTGGAATGGGTTGCCAAACGCGCCAGCCTTAGCGATTGGACTTTTTTGCATCAGGACTTTCGCATTACGCTGTCTTGTGCAACTGAGAACGACCTCATCTATTGTGATCCGCCTTATGCCGGGCGACATACCGACTACTTCAACACTTGGAATGAAGCACACGAAAAATCGCTCTATGAAGGTTTGAAAACAACGAAAGCACAGTTTATTCTCTCAACCTGGCATAGCAACGAACATAGAGAAAATCCCGCGATCCCGAATCTATGGTCAGAATTTAATGTCATCACAAGGGAACATTTTTATCATGTCGGTGCTAAGGAATCCAATAGAAAACCGATGTTGGAAGCACTCATCACCAATTTCAAACCGGCGGCAGCTATGCCGAGAAAAAACACTGATGAACTCAATAACTATGCAGCAGACGCGCTACAGTTAAAATTTATTCGTCAGAAACAGCAATGGACATATACCTCGAAAAACCCTCTTTCCGAAGAAACAGAATAA
- a CDS encoding restriction endonuclease — protein sequence MKETVKSVFSTKLNEFVKTLNSYVETANGQWTIKGFIDIYRRIYTISTDTKIVSKLLEIHLLPQLLAFAEENGYTLIPAEKQNYYPDISLISETGDHKFALDFKTTYRLPENPEFCNGFTLGSHGNYFIERDNRKNIQFPYNEYMGHFCLGIIYTRASATSVDETELYTLEHLNSIPSVIRDFQFFAVEKWRIASDRRGSGNTANIGSINKIADILSGNGMFGQLGEKWFDDYWMNYRKITVQDDTSKTTKITNLHDFVVYRGGDTNLVVPRASQRKARSK from the coding sequence ATGAAAGAAACAGTAAAAAGCGTATTTAGCACAAAACTCAATGAATTTGTTAAAACACTCAATTCGTACGTTGAGACTGCTAATGGGCAGTGGACAATCAAAGGTTTCATTGATATCTACCGGAGAATTTACACAATTTCAACAGATACGAAAATCGTATCTAAATTATTGGAAATCCATCTGTTGCCCCAATTGTTAGCGTTCGCGGAAGAAAACGGTTACACGCTTATCCCTGCGGAAAAGCAGAATTACTATCCAGATATTTCCTTGATTAGCGAAACTGGAGATCACAAGTTTGCACTTGATTTTAAAACAACATACAGACTTCCTGAAAATCCAGAATTCTGTAATGGCTTCACGCTCGGTTCGCACGGAAATTATTTCATAGAGCGCGATAACCGTAAAAACATTCAGTTTCCGTACAATGAATACATGGGACATTTCTGTTTGGGAATTATCTATACACGAGCGAGTGCTACATCAGTAGATGAAACAGAGTTGTATACGCTTGAACACTTGAACTCAATTCCCTCTGTCATTAGAGATTTTCAGTTTTTTGCGGTTGAGAAATGGAGAATTGCAAGCGACAGAAGGGGTAGTGGTAATACTGCAAACATAGGTAGCATCAATAAAATCGCTGACATTCTATCAGGTAACGGCATGTTTGGTCAGTTGGGCGAAAAATGGTTTGATGACTATTGGATGAATTACCGGAAGATTACCGTGCAGGATGACACGAGCAAAACGACAAAAATTACAAACCTGCATGATTTCGTTGTCTACAGAGGCGGAGATACAAATCTTGTCGTTCCGCGCGCCTCACAAAGGAAAGCACGTTCAAAATGA